A single genomic interval of Arachis duranensis cultivar V14167 chromosome 7, aradu.V14167.gnm2.J7QH, whole genome shotgun sequence harbors:
- the LOC107458807 gene encoding protein EMSY-LIKE 4 isoform X1, with protein MDYEPYDSSGTDDDLPPAHQNRIPRGGRLAGNGRSAVGSIPFPRMYPDVDMEAQIHQLEQEAYSSVLRAFKAQADAITWEKESLITELRKELRLSNEEHRELLGRVNADDVIRRIREWRQGGGHQPGLLNTGQAIHDSIPSPTVSASRNKKQKITASVPSQSFGGPSPPFHPQPVATPHQPSSSVGKRGSVPGAKGKKQKPGQMVPGGSSLKLQPPTGPGGRNPLPNRVTSGAVMGEHAEGASFNSLIGRRVRTRWPDDNNFYEAVIADYNPTDGRHNLVYDMGSTNETWEWVHLSEISPEDIQWVGEDPGINRGGFGGSGQGIHRSVGRDSVPGVAAGRGRGAPKGQSRKDFLSTQNGIGKKTPEDIQILHTDTLVKEVAENL; from the exons ATGGACTACGAACCCTACGACAGTAGTG GAACTGATGATGATCTTCCACCAGCACATCAGAATAGGATTCCCAGAGGGGGACGTCTTGCTGGAAATGGAAGATCTGCTGTAGGTTCAATTCCATTCCCCAGGATGTACCCGGATGTTGATATGGAAGCTCAAATTCATCAACTTGAGCAGGAAGCATACAGTTCAGTTCTACGAGCCTTTAAAGCTCAAGCTGATGCCATTACTTGg GAGAAGGAAAGTTTGATAACAGAACTAAGAAAAGAACTGAGGTTATCAAATGAGGAACATAGGGAACTTCTAGGCCGCGTTAATGCAGATGATGTCATACGAAGGATAAG GGAGTGGAGACAGGGAGGAGGCCACCAACCTGGCCTGCTGAATACTGGGCAAGCGATTCATGATTCAATTCCAAGCCCTACAGTCTCTGCCTCTCGTAACAAGAAGCAGAAGATAACAGCATCTGTTCCGTCACAATCTTTTGGTGGACCTTCTCCTCCATTTCACCCCCAACCAGTGGCGACACCTCACCAGCCCTCTTCATCTGTGGGAAAACGTGGATCTGTTCCTGGAGCTAAGGGCAAGAAGCAAAAACCT GGCCAGATGGTACCTGGTGGATCTTCATTAAAGCTGCAGCCACCAACAGGACCAGGCGGAAGGAATCCATTGCCTAATAGAGTTACTTCTGGTGCTGTCATGGGTGAGCATGCTGAGGGAGCAtcatttaattcattaattGGTAGGAGAGTGCGGACAAGATGGCCAGATGACAATAACTTCTATGAAGCTGTTATTGCTGACTACAATCCAACTGAT GGACGACATAATCTGGTTTATGACATGGGGAGTACAAATGAAACATGGGAATGGGTACATCTCTCAGAG ATCTCTCCTGAAGATATACAATGGGTAGGTGAGGATCCTGGAATAAATCGTGGGGGTTTTGGCGGATCCGGTCAAGGGATACATAGGTCTGTAGGACGTGATAGTGTTCCAGGAGTAGCTGCAGGAAGAGGTAGAGGAGCCCCAAAGGGGCAATCTAGGAAAGATTTCCTGTCAACACAAAATGGTATTGGAAAAAAGACCCCAGAGGATATACAAATACTTCATACAGACACACTAGTTAAGGAGGTAGCTGAAAACCTTTGA
- the LOC107458799 gene encoding uncharacterized protein LOC107458799 codes for MAPQPFAQSGVGLLGPFPPGPGQVKYLIVAIDYYTKWVEAESLATITAVNCQKFLWRQVITRFRIPESVILDNGTQFTGKKFKEFLSGLGIKQRFSSVDHPQSNRQVEATNKIILKGLKKRLKGKKGSWADQLASVLWSYRTSPQSSTSKTTFRLTYGVDAVIPVEIGESSPRLLLGGGSKVVEKDLVDEIRQMAHLTETAIKQIIALRYNSKVLKLKRSLGEGDLVLRRNDIGPPTPG; via the coding sequence ATGGCACCCCAACCTTTCGCTCAATCGGGAGTCGGCCTCTTGGGACCATTCCCACCCGGGCCAGGGCAAGTCAAATATTTGATAGTAGCCATAGACTACTACACCAAGTGGGTGGAAGCAGAATCGCTAGCCACCATAACCGCAGTAAACTGTCAAAAATTTTTGTGGAGGCAAGTCATCACTAGGTTCAGAATTCCAGAGTCTGTCATATTGGATAATGGGACACAATTCACCGGCAAAAAGTTCAAAGAGTTCCTTTCAGGACTAGGAATCAAGCAAAGGTTCTCCTCCGTAGACCACCCTCAAAGCAACAGACAAGTGGAAGCAACTAACAAAATCATCTTGAAAGGGCTAAAGAAACGGCTTAAAGGGAAGAAGGGCTCATGGGCAGACCAGCTAGCCTCAGTCCTATGGTCTTACAGAACCTCCCCCCAATCGTCCACTAGCAAAACCACCTTCCGACTCACATATGGGGTCGATGCGGTCATCCCAGTCGAAATAGGGGAGTCGAGCCCGAGGTTACTTCTCGGAGGAGGAAGCAAAGTAGTTGAGAAAGACCTAGTTGACGAAATAAGACAGATGGCACATTTGACAGAGACAGCAATCAAACAAATAATAGCTCTAAGATACAACAGTAAAGTGCTAAAGCTAAAGAGAAGCCTTGGGGAAGGCGACCTGGTCTTACGACGTAACGACATAGGACCACCAACTCCAGGATAA
- the LOC107458807 gene encoding protein EMSY-LIKE 4 isoform X2, translated as MYFLQEKESLITELRKELRLSNEEHRELLGRVNADDVIRRIREWRQGGGHQPGLLNTGQAIHDSIPSPTVSASRNKKQKITASVPSQSFGGPSPPFHPQPVATPHQPSSSVGKRGSVPGAKGKKQKPGQMVPGGSSLKLQPPTGPGGRNPLPNRVTSGAVMGEHAEGASFNSLIGRRVRTRWPDDNNFYEAVIADYNPTDGRHNLVYDMGSTNETWEWVHLSEISPEDIQWVGEDPGINRGGFGGSGQGIHRSVGRDSVPGVAAGRGRGAPKGQSRKDFLSTQNGIGKKTPEDIQILHTDTLVKEVAENL; from the exons ATGTATTTTCTTCAGGAGAAGGAAAGTTTGATAACAGAACTAAGAAAAGAACTGAGGTTATCAAATGAGGAACATAGGGAACTTCTAGGCCGCGTTAATGCAGATGATGTCATACGAAGGATAAG GGAGTGGAGACAGGGAGGAGGCCACCAACCTGGCCTGCTGAATACTGGGCAAGCGATTCATGATTCAATTCCAAGCCCTACAGTCTCTGCCTCTCGTAACAAGAAGCAGAAGATAACAGCATCTGTTCCGTCACAATCTTTTGGTGGACCTTCTCCTCCATTTCACCCCCAACCAGTGGCGACACCTCACCAGCCCTCTTCATCTGTGGGAAAACGTGGATCTGTTCCTGGAGCTAAGGGCAAGAAGCAAAAACCT GGCCAGATGGTACCTGGTGGATCTTCATTAAAGCTGCAGCCACCAACAGGACCAGGCGGAAGGAATCCATTGCCTAATAGAGTTACTTCTGGTGCTGTCATGGGTGAGCATGCTGAGGGAGCAtcatttaattcattaattGGTAGGAGAGTGCGGACAAGATGGCCAGATGACAATAACTTCTATGAAGCTGTTATTGCTGACTACAATCCAACTGAT GGACGACATAATCTGGTTTATGACATGGGGAGTACAAATGAAACATGGGAATGGGTACATCTCTCAGAG ATCTCTCCTGAAGATATACAATGGGTAGGTGAGGATCCTGGAATAAATCGTGGGGGTTTTGGCGGATCCGGTCAAGGGATACATAGGTCTGTAGGACGTGATAGTGTTCCAGGAGTAGCTGCAGGAAGAGGTAGAGGAGCCCCAAAGGGGCAATCTAGGAAAGATTTCCTGTCAACACAAAATGGTATTGGAAAAAAGACCCCAGAGGATATACAAATACTTCATACAGACACACTAGTTAAGGAGGTAGCTGAAAACCTTTGA